CCCTTAAATTAATGAGATGGTCTTTTTTGAAGGCTATATACGTTGAATGTACTATTATtggaaatatatttttattctgAAAACAAGAAATTACTTAATCATCTCACTTTTCATCATGCTATACATAGTCGTTTATCGTGTGTACTTGTAAACAAAGGTCAAATCATGAAAATATATACTTCTAAACCCAAATTTTTGGAAACAAACGTGGTCAATGAATAATCACCTAAAccgtaattaattaattagtgttaaTCAATCAACTTTCATATGTGATGGATGACAATTCCATTTAGAATAGAGAGTTGCAAAACATACTCTTCCTTTTTTAATGAGGAATTAGTATCAAatgattgaaaataaaataacttaGTTGGTAAGAAGTTTCTTCTTCATCTAAGAAGTCGGAGATCAAGTCATCATGATGGTAAAAATCTGACGATAGAAAAAGCCATAAATTCGAATTTCACCAACCCCTAATAAATCTCGAATACATACCTCGTGAACATCGATCCACACGATGTAAACCAACATTAAAAAAccataaattaaattagagtAAGAAGCTCAAACCTTTTCTTGAGCAAGGGTACAAGTCACCTGGCTGACCATTTATAAGAAAAGCATCAGAAATATTAGGTTCCCCTCCATTTTCAAGAAATTCACTAAGAACTTCTTGAACATCATTTTTCCACCACTCCCCTACAACAAAAAATTAACGTAGAAAgcagtttatttttttaaaaactaaatTTCCAAGTATCTAGCTACCTGCCTATTTATAACTAAAATTTACCTAATATGATTGGAATTTCAGCATGAGGCACTGGAAAAGGATAATTATCCTTCTTCTTGGGATGTATAATCACTGCTCCGTGCACCGTGGCACGTGACCAGTCACTATGTGCGTGCCACCAAAGAGTCCCAATTTCATCAGAGAATTCAATCTTCTGACTGAAATTAGTCCCGGGTCGAATAGGGCACTGGGTTATGTACTCAGGCCCATCTGACCATGGATATCTCGGTTGCTTCACCCCATGCCTATAATAAGACCACCTCaattaggatttatattctttttttggtaGCGAGGTAAATACGGTGTTTTGTGTAATAATTTGCAAATTTCACGAAAATATTGGTGGGATTCGAACGAGAGGAGAGAAATCGAGACTTTACCAATGGATGGTTATATTTTGTCGTGCTTTGTTCGCGACTACGACGACAATGGTTTCTCCCTCAGTTACATATATAGTTGGTCCTGGAAATTGCCCATTTACAGTCATTATAGTCTTGTTGCTGCACAACCTACTGTATGGTGTTTCAACCACctacaaaaatataatatcaaGATATTTTCATGAGAGAAAGAGTATATATAGATGGTGGGATTGCTATTAGCTAATGTATTATGTACATATATGTCATTGCAATATTTCAAAAGATAAAAAATTTGTAgctgaaattaaattaaatctatCATCAAGAAACTAATTAATTACCTCGAAGTTATAGTAAGTTGTAGCATAGCTATAAATCACTCCACTATGCAAGAGAAGAGCTACTAAAATTTGCAAGATCATCGCCTTCGTAGTTCCCATCTTCTTGATTATTGTTATAACTAATAACTATTTGTGGATATATACTCTGATGAATAAGTTTGAACTCCCAATTTTCTATATGCATATGTATAAAGTAATATATATCGAAGAAATCAAAATGTAAAATTGATTTGGTCATGATCTTCTGCACACGTCTTCCAATAGGAATTTGGGTGTTTTCCTCATATTTAGAAGACATACCacctaatatatatatagtatttaGAATCTTAAGTTATGACTTATTTTAGCAAAATTTAGGATAATATTCATCAGTCCACAAGTGTTGGAAGCTAATTAGtttatttagtagtagtaacttttagttcagaaaatgaaaaagaaatttGGTTGATTAGGAAAATCATactgttttttttaatcatttaggGGTGTACGTAATTGATTTAAGTGGTGTTATTTATaatcctttttattttatcttcgcCTAAAAAACACTTTACTATTATTTACTTCTACATTAACACGTGTCGGCACTTCTTCATGGTTTGAATATTCATTAAGGAAACTATTAGTATTAATCAAGATCGATCTTTGCTTGCTTGCACTCTTAATTATTCTTTCCCCGCGAAATTTAGAGGATTTAAAttgattatataaaatgacTTTATTGATATGGTTCACACATTTATGGTTATTTAATTTCTACCAATCTCTGTCTAGTCGTTTAATTTACTGTGACTAGTTTTATCAGCCAATTAGTAGCGATAGTCCAACTATATGTGTTACTTGATTTTGTAAAATCAATTACTCTACTTTCGAATTAGTTCCATTGTCGAAGAAGAAAGCCCTTCTAATTTTctatcttttcatttttttttctaaagtcAAAGGTTGAgttcatttattttcttttataattaaaattacacgTTATATATAAGTTGGATTAATAGTCTACCAAAGTTATGTAGAATATATATATCCCAATAATATGACACCACGTTTGATTTGAggataaattaatattttttcatcACAATAAAGCAATATAGCCATCGGCCACCTAATTAATCACGGATTAATGTAATATTTGTGTGGTTTGAATACGAGCTTTGAAAATGGAGTTTATAATCAAATGAAAATCAAAccttaaaaatcaaaatcagtAATTTAAATCTTTGTGAAATCGTTTCTCTTAAAATAAATTGTACATaaggattttatatattttagaaATGCTTATGTGAAAAAGATTAACATTAGTAattgaaaagataaaaataaaattagtaaattactaaaaaaaaaggatataattgataaaaaattaaaaattttaaatatcagAGATAAAATTATAAGATAATTAAAGGTTATTTAATTGCTAGCGAGAAAATATATCTGTTTCAACAAAATATTATAATGGGTAATAATCCGTAGAAACTTTTCTTGTTATTGATCCAATTAAATGCCCAATGGACGCCCTACCCGATCTTTTGTCGGGCTGATACCCGACCCGGATccaaataacataaaaaatcaGTTACGCGTGTTTAAAGTATATAAAATATCATTGCAaatatcaataatattattgtttcaATTTCTTTAAACAATTTGATCAATATCATTGGAAATACAGATACTAGTACTATCTATTATTACTTCAATTTCTTTTCACTTTTTGACTATGTAACTAATTCGGAACAAAAAGAGGAATTGTACCAACTACTAACTGAGCGCTCCGGTTAATCGGAGGGATTTGAGCTTGGCGGAGAGGCGAGGAACGATGATGGCGGAGGATCTAGGTGTGGAGGCAAAGGAGGCGGCGGTGCGGGAGGTATTGAAGCTGCTGTCGCTGCCGGAGCATTTGCTGTTCATCGCTTCGATCAAAGCTGATTACATTTCGCGCCAACAGGTTAGTTTTGGAGGTTTTAGCCGCGGAATTACTGCTGAAACTTAATCGGATTCTGTATTGATATTTGTGTTCTGCTTTAGTGTGGAACTAGGCCTCCTTGCTTTTACTCGAGTCTCTATGAAGATTAAATGACCTTGATTGCCACAATTGGCAACTAAAGTTTCtgagatatttatttttataaatatcaccATGTGCTTCTTTTCCGAATTATTAGAAGTTAAGATATTGATACTCAATTTCTGTTTGTTCTCGTTTCTTTTCATTATTTCTAGCTTGTGCTAAAATGATATGGTGATTGGCTCTTTCTGTATGGTTTGGTTTCAGGCAAATGATGCACAACTCAGTACAATGGTTGTCGAACAGGTATAAATTGAGCCTGTAAACCTTCTTTTTGAAAATCAAATTATTGTAGTGGACGTTCAATATCTTCCACTTTAGCTCTCTGAGATGTACTGTTGGAGCCtgcaaaatttcattttccttgaTCTATTACAGTCATCTAACTTTTCTATCTGAATTTCAAATTCAGGTTGAGCAGGCACAAGAAGGTCTTGAGTCATTGTCCTTGTCAGAGACAACAACAAGTCATCTCAGAGAAAATTTTGTTGGGATTGAAAAGTAGGAATATGTTCTTATATTCTCATGGTTTATGAATGTTCTCCATCCTTGCATGTCATGCATGGCTTTGATGCTCTAAGATGATCtttgattttcttttataataGGTTATGCCAAGAATGTCTAACATTGATTGATAATCATGACCAAATAAAGCTCCTCAGCAATGCAAGGAATAACCTAAACACAACTCTGAAGGTGAGTGTGTGACTGATGTGATTTTGTAAATATGGATTTTACCCTTGTCCCCATATCCGTTggcaggggcggacgcagaaatcgTCACTTATAGGggctattttataaaaaaaattatttaaactatATTCATGTATTATTTAGCTCATATATAGGGGCTTTTGTATAAGAATTTGCATAAAATtagtataaattaataaaatttacaaagaaaaaatattaaaaaatcctATTTAccaagggcttaagcccctagACCCTCCCATGTGTGTCCGCCCATGTCCGTTGGTAAACCTATACTGAACTGGACTGAAGATGCTCATGCTCTCCTTTACTAGTTCATTGTTAGTGTTTATGGTTAGCATTTtaattcagtttttttttctttataatcTTTGGGATAGAACTTGATTGCTCTGTTGTAGGATGTCGAGGGTATGATGTCAATCTCTAGTGAGGCTTCTGAAGCACGTGATTTTTTAAATGATGACAAAGAACTTATCAATACCTATGAGGTTTTGACTTTTTCTTGGCTTGATTGTTATCGTAAATTTCAAAAGCTTTGCTTCTTATCTCGGTGTGTTAAATGGAATATAGAGGTTAACTGCACTGGATGGAAAAAGGAGGTTTGCATTAGCTGCTGCATCATCTCATGAAAACGAGATTGGTCGGCTGAGGTCAGAGAGCTTATCTGCATGTATTGTGTAGAGGAACCCTGTTTTGAGTTGCACTCTTCCTATTATCAGTTTATCTATCAATAATCTATACTGCTACCTAGTACCGAGTAGTTACAAATCAGCAATCCTCATATTATCATGTCATGCACTTAAGCGCATCTTCAGAACATTTTACTCttttaaaaattcaataaaatgatGGTGCATTGATTATTTGTGCTTTTCTTTTAAGACCTTCATATTCAGTGTGCCTTACAGTTCCTTGGAGGGTAAACCTTTCAACCAGTTCAATcctccaaaaaaaaacaaatatttggaTGTTATTACTCCTTTTGTTTGAATATGGGAAGCAGTTATCCCATATGTTTTTGTTCACTGAACTTTCAAAGATGAGCAATTTACTTTTGCTGAAGTAGTTATAACATGTTGCAGGGAATACTTTGAAGATATAGATCATACATGGGAGATATTCGAGAAGACATTGTGGGGTCATATAAGCAACTTCTTTCAACTTGCTAAAGACAGGTATAATAGTTTAATGGTTTTGCTTTCATTGGGATGTGCTTTTCTGGTTCTTTAGCTTTGGCGTTCACATTAATGGCTGCAAAATCAGCAGTTTTAATTGTCCCAAACTTGTCTTTGCGCATTTAGCGAGAAAACTGTTTTGAGGAGCTTGGTTTAAACATGATATTGCTGTTGAATATGTTGAAGATATAAACTAAATTAAAACTTTAGAAGGAAAACAGATTGTACATGCGCTCGTATATGTTTCGAATTAGGTTTAGGTGCCATTTTATGTAGGAGAAAAAACATATATGGTCCCTGGACTTaaactttttctcttttctttatacttggtaCCCAATGGCAGAgccacatttttctttttacagaTGAGTccttatatttttaattgaagTCCTTGATACTATTATTTGCCTCAAACTTAACAGAATTTCAAATATAGGGACTTAGCCATTAATAAATATATGTGGACGACTAGGAAAAAGTGAAATTATGAGGGCCCCAATATACCTTTCCATTTATAGATGAAAACAacttgcataaataaatagtGCATTCCATTTTCATGTCTTACACTTCTGCAGTCATTcggaaagttatcccaattcCCAAGTGTTTGTGCTACTCATCTATTGCAATTATTTTGCTTTGCAGCCCACAAACACTTGTTCGTGCATTGAGGTATGTCTGAGTGAAGTTGATAAGATATTTTTTGGCTGGCTCCGTCTTGGCATTGATGCATCTTTTTTCattattaattaaacaaaaagggTTGTTGAAATGCAAGAAACCCTGGATCAACAACTAGCTAAAGAAGAAGCTGAAGCAGAAGGACATGGTTCCTTGGAATCTATAACTAATCCTCGCAGAAATGCCAAGTACTTACCTGGTCAAACTGAACTATCTACTCATTGCCTCGTTATTTAGTTTCCCGGTCCAAGTTTTGGGCATATTAGGGTAGCATAATTTTGTTGATGTTATGTTTTCTTCTTGTTTTGTATTACAAAATCAACAACTACAATGTCATCTTCTAGGAATCTTGCACAGAAGAAGTTGAAATTTCAGGGCAAAGGCTACAAGGATAAATGTTATGAGGAAATAAGGAAGTCTGTTGAATCACGTTTTAGCCAATTGCTCTCTGAGGTTGACATTCATTCTTCTTCTGTTGCTAAACGCAAATCCTGAGTTTTTTGAGTTCTCATTTACTGATAGTGGTACTTCTTTCAGTTTGAAATTCAGAACCTAAAAGGATCTTTAGAGGAGGCTAAAAAGGTATTCATCTAGTATTTTCATGGTCTGTGTGGGACAGTGAGAGTCAGTTAAATTATCAATAACTATTACTCTTTTTTAAGTAAGTTAGAAATGGAATGTTAAGAAGTTGATATTCTATTTTGCTGTAAAAACCATAGAATATcatctttattatttttgaaatagCATATACTCATTCTTTATGGGATCAGTTAACTAAATAACAAATGTTTGGTAACATTCTTCATATCAAGATGCATGTGTTCAATTAATTTATGAAACTAATGAATATTCTGGAATCCTGTACTTAATActtatttgattttttgctgAATTTATGTCTTtgccacatttcacttttaccttTGCTGGCATTGATTGAATAACTGAAGGAAAATTATCTATTTATCTGATTATTTGGTTATTGATCCTCATTGACGTCAGATTGGTGAAGAGCTTGGAGATATATATGACTATGTTGCTCCATGCTTTCCCCCAAGGTTGGCCATCTATGTTGGTATACACAACAGTGTATGTTAATTGAGATATGTTGTAGTCCCGAAGCTTTGCTGGGAtatatagttttttttgtttttgtgataATTCAGCTTCTTAATTTGAATTCCTTGCTTTCAGATACAACATATTCCAGCTCATGGTGAACCTATACACAGAGCGTTTTATTCACTGGCTACGATTACTGAGTGATAGAGCTAATGATCTGTCAGCTATGGATATTTTAAAGGCATGTTATCTGCACCTGtagttttttatattaaataaatataatattttggaCCCTTTTTGTTACATTAATGCCTGAAGTTGCGCTCTGCTATACATCATTGCTTGATAAGATAAAATTGGAGCTGTTGTTAATTTCTGAATGTCTTCTTCTAATTATTAGGTAACTGGATGGGTAATTGAGTACCAAGAAAATCTGATTGGACTTGGTGTTGACGACTCTCTAGCTCTAGTTTGTTCTGAAAGTGGTGCCATGGACCCCCTTATGAATGCTTATGTTGAACGGATGCAAGCCACAACAAGGGTAGCTAGACTAGAGGCATTTCCATTCCATTGATATCAAGTCACCTTTCTGGTCAAATAATCAACTAAATCCATCCTATTCTGTAGAAATGGTACTTGAATATACTCAATGCTGACAAGGTCCAGCCACCAAAGAAAACAGTTGATGGGAAGCTTTTCACCCCAGCTGCTGTTGATTTCTTTTGCATTCTTGGAGAGCAAGTACAAATTGTACGGGAAAATAGCACGGATGTCATGTTATATAGAATTTCATTGGCCATCATTCAGGTAGACAACTTAAAGAATGCATTATACTTATACCAAAAGCCAGCTTTTTATTAAACAAATACACTATTTTCAATCTTTCTCTTTGATTTCAAGTTGGGGAAAAGGATACTCAAGTCTGTCTTCAACTTTATCAACTGAAAATATGGTACCGTAATATATGATTTTTCCATTGTGAAACTATTTTACCACTTTCTCATGCCACTTAATCTCCCAGCCAAAAAGAATGGAAAGATAAACATGAAAAGAACAAATTAAATGGATGAAACATTGCTGAGCCTTCCACCCTCCCAACCAATTGCAGGTTATGATTGATTTTCAAGGAGCTGCAAGGCTGAGATTCAAAGAACCTGCTTCTAAAATTGAAGCTTTATGTGTTATGGTATGAGAATAATGCCAGATTATATACATGTTTGTCCAAATGATTCTATAAGTCATCTTTATATCCCGTGATGAATCATTTTATGACAGATTAATAACAACCTTTGCTGCTATGATCTTGCCATGGAGCTGAGCTCGAGCACCCTTGAAGCTCTTCCTCAAAATTATGCAGAGCAGGTGTGCATATTTAGAACTTCTATACCTTCCATTCTTCTTTTTGCCTTTTAGTTGCAGTGTGATTTACGTTTTCAATATTCCCAGTGTGGATTCTTTGATCTTTCTTAATACTGTGTCACCATCACATTTACAGGTTAATTTTGACGACGCTTGCAAAGGCTTCCTGGAGGTTGCAAAGGTATGTTGATCGAATCTTTTGATTCCAGTATGCAATTTCAACACCAACTGCGTGGCtatttttacaattttataCTCATACATTACAACTATAATCATTCTTAATTGACATTAGGAAGCTGTACATGAAACTGTCAGTTTCATTTTCGAAGACCAGGAAGTTCAGGGGTTGCTTAAAAAGCTGTATCAGAAAGGTAATAGATATTCCCTGTTGGCGACCTTCTTGTTGGGAACTTTCCCCATTTATGTGTTCAAGTGTTCATTTCTGAATCAGTAGTGTCAGCAAAACAACGCTTCACCGGGTTATTTGTATAGGATGATgcaaaagaaaatagaaaaagtacACAAAATGTCATTTTTCTTCTCGAAGGCTTGTTAGATTGCTACGTTCTCATTTGTATCCTGTGAACATCGCTTTTCCGATCTTATTTCAGATTGGCTGGAAGGACAGGTAACCGAGTACCTAGTTGAAATATTTGGTGATTACTTTGCAGTCGTCAAAACGTAAGTTACTGAAATGCTAATTAAATAGAGCCTGACAAACTGGCAAATCCAGCAATTGACTAATATTTTTCCAATGCTCCAATCATTTTCTATCTCAATGTTTGCCATCGTATGTGAAGGTACATTGAAGAAAGATCATTTAGGCAATTTGTTGATGCCTGTTTTGAAGAAACTATTATTGTCCACGTCGACCATATGCTTGTGCAGGTTACTATCACGGAAGCATTTCTTATAGAGAATAGACAGTTCACATTCCAGTCGTATCATTCTGTAGATTTGACTCCATTGTGTCTGCTCTGCAGAAAAATTACATTAAAGAAGAGACGGTCGAAAGGATGAAGCTAGACGAAGAGGTTCTCATGGACTTTTTTCGGGAGTACATTAGCATTTCTGTAAGTATTGCTGCTCTTTGATGGAACTCGAATGCTCGGTTCAATAGTCTGTTCTCATGGAAAGGATTAAATGCACACATTCGAGTTGCGACTCTTCTACAAAAAAAAGGATTTACATTTGCATCAAATTGAATCTTTAGTTCAACATCTACCCCAAATGTTAAATATGAAGATCATACATGATTAAGATCTGTGAGATATTTGTGACATACTAACACTATAAGGTGTTGCAGAAAGTCGAAAATAGAGTAAGGGTACTGGTTGACCTGAGAGAACTTGCTTCAGCCGAGAGCCCGGATTCTTTCACACTCGTGTACACAAATATTCTCGAACATCAACCAGACTGTCCTGTAAGGCTATTTACTTGTACTATCCTTGCAGCGTATACTCGCTTGTAACCTCTATTCTCATTTCAACGCTTCCGACACTGCAGCCAGAGGTGGTCGACAAGTTGATGAGCTTACGCGAAGGTATACCGAGGAAAGATGCCAAACAGGTAAGCAAATTAAGCTAAATAACTCCGATCCATCTTAAACGAATCATTCCAAGACGAGCAACTGCTTTACTGGGTTGACGTTGCTTACTCTGTGGAACAGGTCGTTCAAGAGTGCAGAGAAATCTACGAAAACTCTCTCGTTGATGGCAATCCTCCGATGGTGGGCTTCGTCTTCCCCAAACTGAAGGCCGTGGCGGCTTCCAGAGGACGAATATGGTGAAAGCTCACCTAGTTCAGTTATCGGTTTTTTACTAatattgtatatatttttgttacttttttattaattttataatttttactcCAGATTATCTAACATACATGTTTTATTCAAGCAAAGAAGATTTTCactaaaatcaaaatttgaggTCCCTTGATATTCTGCAAGTATTCCTTAATAATAATGAGAATAACgataaaaaagaagaaagaaaaataagaaatgaaagaaagaagaaagaaatagaAATGGATAAAAATCAAGATCACACTCCAACAAAGAAGGTACCTAAATAACTTAATATggttttaagtattttttaaatagaaaatatagTCAATGAATAAAAATGCCCCTTAAAGTGAAAAAATGGGGGGAAAGGATAAAAAAATAGAGCAAATATGAAGTTGATGGATTTATcaaattgtttttcttttgggCCTGAAATGTGAAAAGGTAGTATGTTTTGGACTATGATTTAACTATTAACTGAATTACAATTATTTTTAACTTGAACCATGATTAAATGATACTGATAGTTTACTTTAACTAAATCAGACTTTCAGTTGGTTTGGACTAATTTTAATATAAGCCGAGACATAATAATATGAGAACTATTAGCatataaattgattaattaataagtGGAAAAATTACCCGGGCTCAAACCCAGCCACCCGCCGGAAGACTCTCAGTCTTAATTCGCAAACCCGGTTGACCAGGATTACCCGGTTGACCCGGTAAAGTCCCCGATACTAAAATcaatctaaaaatgaaaacatgaaCAAATGTTAGCGCAGAAACAAATGTCAAGAATTCTCAAACAGAGCTTTCAAACCTATATACACAATTCattaatataaaacaaaaaaaaattacatccaaaaataaaacaagaacaCTAATCAGATAACTAACAAACTTACAAACCATTTACCAATCCCTTCAAGTAAACTTGCAACACacaaattatgcaaaaacaTTCTTCCACATTTACATGATCTTTATATGCACTTCATGACCACGTTTTCGACCCGTGCTTACGCCCAAAACGAGGCCACGGATCGACCAAAACTCATCTCACAACAAATCCCATTCGCTCTAGCTGCTACATATCTGCACTTTTCCAAAGTCCGATTCGGTTCAAAACGAATTCAAGTCCTATCCTCATGTCTCAATATCGGGGACTTTACCTTTCATCAAGGTTTTGACATGCCTATCCTTCCTCTCAAAATCATCACCCAAGTCATCCTTAACGTCATTTCCCATATCACTCTCGCTGGCCGTCTCCCATTCTGAGTCCTCCGTCTCTTGGCCACAGTGGTCTCCAGCATCACCTTCACATCGCACGCCGCCGTGTTTGACAGAAGCCTCTCTAAACAACCAAGCAGCCCGCATCTGTTTCTTGACCATGCGCTCTGCATAGTCGGGCACTTTGTTCTGCCTCAAGGAGAGATCGGGATCAGCGGACTGGGAGAACTCGTTTATAAACAAAATAGCATCTAGAAGGCTCTCTTTGGCCAAACCAAGCATGTCGTAGGCCTGCGCTCGTCTCCACAGGCTCCTAGCATGGCGGTTGACGGGGCTGTGAAGACAAAGTGCGCGAGTGGCATCACTTATACCGGCCAACGGTTGCTGCAGCAAAAGATGGCATTGCGCTCGATTACTGTACAGCACCACCCTTTCCTTCTTCGACCTCATCGGGCACAAAGCTAATGCTTCAGAATATTTTGAAGCAGCGGCAGAAATATCCCCGGACGAAAACAGGGAGTTCCCTTCGAGTTTAACCACCAATGCAGCTGCATGTTTGATATGAAGATCCTCCTTCGGCATGCTTTTTTCCCACTTTAATCTTTGTCGAGCAGCGAGGAGTTCCTCGATCTCTTCTTTTGCACTGCTGCTTATAGAGTTTCTACCTGTTCCGGACGACTGCATACATTCTTCAAGAACACTAACGATGGAATCCCCTAGCTTCTTATGATCCCCCAACGTCGTTATTTCTGCAAGGTCGATCAGTGTAGGCACAACTTTATCGCTAACCTGCATAATTAGATCAAATAGGGCATGAGCAGCAAGTTCGAACTTTGCCACGACTCGGTTTTTCACTTGGCTTCCAAATTTTGTTCTCGAATACACAGACTTTACATAGTTTGCAACTTTCGACTAATTTCACTTTTCGACAAATTTAAAGCCGGCTTCAAAATCTCGGAAAGTGAAATTAGGAGAAAAAGTTGTGAACAATGTAAAGTCCGTGTATTCAAGAACAAGATCTGAAAGCCATgtgcaaaaccaaaaccaattaGCCTAAACAATCGTTAACGATATTTAGATGACTTCGGAAGCAAATTACCTTATGACAGGTGCCCGGGTCTTGGAGCAACCAAAGGAGGCAATCGATGGCCATATATTGCCAGTCATCCGAAGATCGTGCTATGTTGCACAACGCATCTATAACTCCGGAAGAGCTTGCAATTGGACCTCTACCGAACTTATGATGGCAAATAGTCCTTAACAATCCAATTCCAGCCGGTGAATTCTCGTTAACGAGCCCTCCCCACATCCCGGGAAGTTTTGCTAGAAACTCCGGCTTGCATATAGTTGTAAGAAACTCGGGTTTAAAAGCAAAGCAATTGATGAGCTGAAGGGACCAGCACTGCAGCTGGCTAGCCCACTCCTCAGCCTTTCTCGACTCCATTTCAACGCCTCCCATACCACGCGTGAGGAGATCACAGTGGTAACTAAGCCTCCTGTCGACGTACTGGTAAAAGTGAGTGTAAACAATCTCGAGAGAGCTCACCGCAAGCTGCATCGACAGCTCCAAGATCTCTCCGTGGCTCGCTACAGCAGGAAACGTCGCTGCGTAAGTCGCTAAGTGGCCTAAAGCTCGGACCGCCACTCGTTGTTCGACCCAAGTTAGCCTCCCTCTCAGAAGCTCGACCAGAGCCGGGATGACTCCAGCGTGCACCGCCATCTCAGCGAACTCCTCCACGTTCATAGTGTACGATCCGATTATGTGTGCTGCGTAGTAAGGGATGTAAATGTTCTGGTCATGAGATAGCCAGTGTCGGTTCTTTAAGCCCTTCCAGATGAGTGCTGACATGCATTCGAAAATCCCCAATTCGATGAATTCGGGATCATTAGGATGTGCCATGGCAGTGTTCCAAAGGCCACTGATCGGGAGGACTTGACCGTCATCGTCTTGAGATGGGAGTTCTCGGAAGAATTTCAATAAAC
This genomic interval from Salvia splendens isolate huo1 chromosome 13, SspV2, whole genome shotgun sequence contains the following:
- the LOC121761070 gene encoding uncharacterized protein LOC121761070 isoform X2, giving the protein MDKGSPDCPYPGCFFCVMKEGNPSKRRASLLKFFRELPSQDDDGQVLPISGLWNTAMAHPNDPEFIELGIFECMSALIWKGLKNRHWLSHDQNIYIPYYAAHIIGSYTMNVEEFAEMAVHAGVIPALVELLRGRLTWVEQRVAVRALGHLATYAATFPAVASHGEILELSMQLAVSSLEIVYTHFYQYVDRRLSYHCDLLTRGMGGVEMESRKAEEWASQLQCWSLQLINCFAFKPEFLTTICKPEFLAKLPGMWGGLVNENSPAGIGLLRTICHHKFGRGPIASSSGVIDALCNIARSSDDWQYMAIDCLLWLLQDPGTCHKVSDKVVPTLIDLAEITTLGDHKKLGDSIVSVLEECMQSSGTGRNSISSSAKEEIEELLAARQRLKWEKSMPKEDLHIKHAAALVVKLEGNSLFSSGDISAAASKYSEALALCPMRSKKERVVLYSNRAQCHLLLQQPLAGISDATRALCLHSPVNRHARSLWRRAQAYDMLGLAKESLLDAILFINEFSQSADPDLSLRQNKVPDYAERMVKKQMRAAWLFREASVKHGGVRCEGDAGDHCGQETEDSEWETASESDMGNDVKDDLGDDFERKDRHVKTLMKDM
- the LOC121761070 gene encoding uncharacterized protein LOC121761070 isoform X1, encoding MDKGSPDCPYPGCFFCVMKEGNPSKRRASLLKFFRELPSQDDDGQVLPISGLWNTAMAHPNDPEFIELGIFECMSALIWKGLKNRHWLSHDQNIYIPYYAAHIIGSYTMNVEEFAEMAVHAGVIPALVELLRGRLTWVEQRVAVRALGHLATYAATFPAVASHGEILELSMQLAVSSLEIVYTHFYQYVDRRLSYHCDLLTRGMGGVEMESRKAEEWASQLQCWSLQLINCFAFKPEFLTTICKPEFLAKLPGMWGGLVNENSPAGIGLLRTICHHKFGRGPIASSSGVIDALCNIARSSDDWQYMAIDCLLWLLQDPGTCHKVSDKVVPTLIDLAEITTLGDHKKLGDSIVSVLEECMQSSGTGRNSISSSAKEEIEELLAARQRLKWEKSMPKEDLHIKHAAALVVKLEGNSLFSSGDISAAASKYSEALALCPMRSKKERVVLYSNRAQCHLLLQQPLAGISDATRALCLHSPVNRHARSLWRRAQAYDMLGLAKESLLDAILFINEFSQSADPDLSLRQNKVPDYAERMVKKQMRAAWLFREASVKHGGVRCEGDAGDHCGQETEDSEWETASESDMGNDVKDDLGDDFERKDRHVKTLMKGKVPDIET